Proteins from a single region of Companilactobacillus farciminis KCTC 3681 = DSM 20184:
- a CDS encoding aldo/keto reductase, whose protein sequence is MTKLTDTFDIYNGVKIPKVAFGTWQIPANQARQAVSDAIKTGYRHIDTALAYQNEKEVGQAVRESGVKREDIFVTSKLPGETKTYDGALADFETTMKNLDLDYLDLYLVHAPWPWGKIGANYDKENTEVWRAMEEIYNSGRVKAIGVSNFNVHDLENVLKTATIKPMVDQIQYYIGFTEPKITEFAQNNDILVEAYSPLATGGLINNPDVKKIADKYGVSVPQLAIEFVIQNGVLPLPKAVHEEHIVANAKLDFTISDEDMKTLNGFPDTAPSHFHNPTQG, encoded by the coding sequence ATGACTAAATTAACAGATACTTTTGATATTTATAATGGTGTAAAAATTCCTAAGGTAGCTTTTGGTACTTGGCAAATTCCTGCAAATCAAGCTAGACAAGCAGTTTCAGATGCTATCAAGACAGGATACAGACACATTGATACAGCCTTGGCTTACCAAAATGAAAAAGAGGTCGGACAAGCTGTTCGAGAATCTGGTGTTAAACGTGAAGATATATTCGTGACTTCGAAGTTGCCAGGCGAAACCAAGACTTATGACGGTGCTTTGGCTGACTTTGAAACTACAATGAAGAATTTGGATTTAGATTATTTGGATCTTTATTTGGTTCACGCTCCATGGCCATGGGGTAAGATTGGTGCTAATTATGATAAGGAAAATACTGAAGTATGGCGTGCTATGGAAGAAATTTATAATTCTGGACGTGTCAAAGCAATCGGTGTTTCCAACTTCAATGTACATGATTTGGAGAATGTGTTGAAGACAGCAACAATTAAACCAATGGTTGACCAGATTCAATATTATATTGGTTTCACAGAACCTAAGATTACTGAATTTGCCCAAAATAATGATATTTTAGTTGAGGCATATTCACCTTTGGCAACTGGAGGCTTGATCAATAATCCAGATGTTAAGAAAATTGCTGATAAATACGGTGTCAGTGTTCCTCAATTGGCAATCGAATTTGTTATTCAAAATGGTGTCTTGCCACTTCCTAAGGCCGTTCATGAGGAACATATCGTTGCTAACGCTAAGTTAGACTTTACTATCAGTGATGAGGATATGAAGACCTTAAACGGATTTCCAGATACTGCACCATCTCATTTCCACAATCCAACACAAGGATAA